One part of the Thermococcus litoralis DSM 5473 genome encodes these proteins:
- a CDS encoding YbaK/EbsC family protein → MNFKEIEEKAVRFRDERLWKKYHTPKNLAISLVVEVGELLEHFQWETDKEIIEKVRDPSKKEKIADEIADIIIYLALLAHELNIDLDKAVERKLKKNEEKYPAKVIRVEEIVKELGGEIIEPKGEVKTVEQVVKLLGVGPENIIKSLVFIVNESKPILVIVDGKSKASLEKLKKIFGNVRMASPKEVEKITGYKIGEVPPVGVPIKTVVDRRVIEKEFVIGGGGRIDRLSKLNPKKIVEFQKAEVLDVSE, encoded by the coding sequence ATGAATTTTAAAGAAATTGAGGAAAAAGCTGTGAGATTTAGGGATGAACGCCTCTGGAAAAAGTACCATACTCCGAAAAATCTTGCAATTTCTCTAGTAGTTGAAGTTGGAGAGCTTTTGGAGCACTTCCAATGGGAAACCGATAAAGAGATAATTGAAAAGGTCAGAGACCCTTCGAAAAAAGAGAAAATCGCTGATGAGATTGCCGACATAATAATATACCTCGCTCTTCTCGCACATGAGCTTAATATTGACCTGGACAAAGCAGTTGAAAGAAAACTAAAAAAGAACGAAGAGAAATACCCTGCAAAAGTAATAAGGGTAGAAGAGATTGTTAAAGAGCTTGGGGGAGAGATTATAGAGCCAAAAGGGGAAGTAAAAACCGTGGAACAGGTTGTCAAGCTCTTGGGTGTAGGTCCAGAGAACATCATCAAGTCTCTCGTTTTCATTGTAAATGAAAGCAAACCCATTTTGGTCATAGTAGATGGAAAATCAAAGGCAAGCCTAGAGAAGCTAAAAAAGATTTTTGGAAACGTCAGAATGGCAAGTCCAAAGGAAGTAGAAAAGATAACTGGCTATAAAATCGGTGAAGTTCCTCCAGTGGGAGTCCCTATAAAGACTGTGGTGGATAGGAGAGTTATTGAGAAGGAATTTGTAATCGGCGGAGGAGGGAGGATAGACAGGTTAAGCAAGTTGAATCCAAAGAAAATCGTGGAATTTCAAAAGGCTGAAGTTTTAGATGTGAGTGAATAA
- a CDS encoding glycogen synthase, with protein sequence MKILMFGFEYLPVKVGGLAEAITSIAETLAKLNNEVWVFTPSHGHIDGKKLLEFDINIYGGKERVTVYERVQNDVRVFALSNNLLDNKDVYGPGWEGMLGKAVQFGKASVGLLNYLIENEGKPDVLHFHDWHTVFAGALIKKYFQIPAVFTIHRLNKSKVPAHYFHEAHLGELAPYPDIDPEYVGAYIADVVTTVSKSYLWEEWDFYKNFEGKATYVYNGIACDFWNEELLENKELPREERRRKILEGLGLSDGIAFMFIGRFDRGQKGVDTLLRAIELIAQSYPSEFSKMRFLIIGKGDPELESWAHALGAKYPENVKVLTQMLKREFTRELYGSVDFVIVPSYFEPFGLVQMEAMCLGAIPIGSAVGGIKDTIISLDKDEENATGLLVPPRDPSALAQAILKMAKLREESPQIIEKMRQNGKKRTNVFTWENACRRYIRAYKNDIDKAIEFLK encoded by the coding sequence GTGAAAATACTAATGTTTGGATTTGAGTACTTGCCAGTAAAAGTTGGGGGGCTTGCGGAAGCTATCACAAGTATTGCAGAGACTTTAGCAAAGCTCAACAACGAAGTCTGGGTCTTTACGCCTTCTCACGGCCATATCGATGGAAAAAAACTCCTCGAGTTTGATATCAATATCTATGGTGGCAAAGAAAGGGTAACCGTATACGAAAGGGTTCAAAACGACGTTAGAGTATTTGCTCTAAGCAACAATCTGCTTGACAACAAAGACGTCTACGGACCCGGATGGGAGGGAATGCTTGGCAAAGCCGTGCAGTTTGGAAAGGCAAGTGTTGGTTTGCTGAACTATTTGATAGAGAATGAAGGAAAACCAGATGTATTACATTTCCATGACTGGCATACAGTCTTTGCCGGAGCTTTAATTAAAAAGTACTTCCAGATTCCAGCAGTCTTTACAATTCACAGGCTCAACAAATCCAAGGTTCCGGCCCATTACTTCCACGAGGCCCATCTCGGCGAATTAGCCCCTTACCCCGATATAGACCCAGAGTACGTGGGTGCTTATATAGCCGATGTAGTGACGACCGTAAGCAAAAGCTATCTCTGGGAGGAGTGGGACTTTTACAAAAACTTTGAAGGAAAGGCCACCTATGTTTACAACGGTATAGCATGCGACTTCTGGAACGAGGAATTACTGGAAAACAAAGAGTTGCCGAGAGAAGAGAGGAGAAGGAAGATCCTTGAGGGCTTAGGACTGAGCGATGGAATTGCCTTCATGTTCATTGGGAGATTCGACAGAGGACAAAAGGGTGTTGACACACTTTTAAGAGCTATTGAACTTATTGCTCAAAGTTATCCTTCTGAGTTTTCGAAAATGCGCTTCCTAATCATTGGGAAAGGAGATCCCGAGCTTGAAAGCTGGGCTCATGCATTAGGAGCAAAGTATCCAGAAAACGTTAAGGTACTTACTCAAATGCTGAAAAGAGAGTTCACAAGGGAGCTCTACGGCAGTGTTGATTTTGTTATAGTGCCTTCCTACTTTGAGCCCTTTGGCTTAGTTCAGATGGAGGCCATGTGTCTAGGAGCAATTCCCATTGGATCAGCTGTTGGTGGAATAAAGGACACTATAATAAGCTTGGATAAAGACGAAGAAAATGCCACCGGATTACTTGTTCCTCCAAGAGATCCAAGTGCCCTTGCTCAGGCAATTCTCAAGATGGCTAAGCTCAGAGAAGAGAGCCCCCAGATAATCGAAAAAATGCGCCAGAATGGAAAGAAAAGAACCAATGTCTTCACATGGGAAAATGCCTGCAGAAGGTACATAAGGGCATATAAGAATGATATAGACAAAGCAATCGAGTTCCTGAAGTAG
- the iorA gene encoding indolepyruvate ferredoxin oxidoreductase subunit alpha: protein MEIAKSSSSIVPRSPNRKLLMGNEAIAYGALESGISFATGYPGTPSTEVIETIARLNPEIFAEWAPNEKVALEEAAGVAYTGLRALVTMKCVGLNVAADPLMSLAYSGVEGGLVILVADDPGPHTSQTEQDDRYYGKLALLPVLEPADVQEAHDLIKYAYELSEKYKVPVIFRTTTRVNHTTADVEVGKFIKLNREPKFKKDIQRYVRASMKGNLERHKWLNKTLKEIEAEFEDLRFNWIEGEGEIGIIAEGAPYNYVKEVVSKLGEKFKVLKISTPHPLPRKLIVEFLKGVKKAIVVEDGAPFLEEEVKIVAYEEGIRVPIYGKRTGHLPLEGELTPRLVRNALLKLLGKEGEEYIKPIEVEEAENLAPSRPPTMCPGCPHRGSYRALLDALRELKFKKDELPIHGDIGCYALSLLPPLEAIWTEYVMGASISLANGQSIAMGKKIIATIGDSTFFHNGLQPLVDAVYKNLDVLVMILDNRTTAMTGHQPHPGTGGSETGRKFNEIDIEGLVKALGVKHVKTVDPYDLKATKEAIKEAMQVKGPAVIIARRECIIPVLRRGEIGEIPIVLEDKCTGCKACALLTGCPALVFDGETGKMKIDPLICTGCGLCEQLCPFDAIVYPSKR from the coding sequence ATGGAAATTGCTAAATCAAGCTCCTCAATTGTTCCGAGATCACCAAATAGGAAACTCCTTATGGGAAACGAAGCAATCGCATATGGAGCACTTGAAAGCGGCATCTCTTTTGCAACCGGCTATCCCGGAACGCCGTCTACTGAAGTTATTGAAACAATAGCGAGATTAAACCCTGAGATCTTCGCTGAATGGGCACCAAATGAGAAAGTAGCACTTGAAGAAGCTGCGGGAGTTGCTTATACGGGTCTTAGAGCACTTGTAACGATGAAGTGTGTGGGACTTAACGTTGCTGCGGACCCTCTAATGAGTCTCGCCTATTCTGGTGTGGAAGGTGGGCTTGTTATTTTAGTTGCAGATGACCCTGGGCCGCATACCTCTCAAACGGAGCAGGATGATAGATATTATGGAAAACTTGCCTTACTACCCGTTTTGGAGCCTGCAGATGTTCAAGAGGCTCATGATTTGATAAAGTATGCATATGAATTGAGTGAGAAGTACAAAGTGCCAGTTATTTTTAGAACGACCACTAGAGTGAACCACACAACCGCTGATGTAGAGGTAGGAAAGTTCATTAAGCTCAACAGAGAACCGAAGTTTAAGAAGGACATTCAGAGATACGTAAGAGCTTCTATGAAGGGCAATCTTGAGAGACATAAATGGCTGAACAAAACACTAAAGGAAATTGAAGCTGAATTTGAGGACTTGAGATTTAACTGGATCGAAGGGGAGGGTGAAATTGGGATTATAGCTGAGGGAGCGCCCTATAATTACGTGAAGGAAGTTGTTTCAAAGCTTGGAGAGAAATTTAAGGTTCTCAAGATATCAACTCCCCATCCCCTGCCGAGAAAACTTATTGTTGAGTTCTTGAAAGGGGTCAAAAAAGCAATAGTTGTGGAAGATGGTGCGCCATTTTTGGAGGAGGAAGTAAAGATAGTAGCCTACGAAGAGGGGATAAGAGTTCCTATATACGGCAAACGTACTGGTCACCTGCCTTTAGAGGGTGAACTAACCCCCAGATTAGTTAGGAATGCTCTCTTGAAACTTCTCGGTAAGGAAGGAGAAGAATACATAAAGCCTATAGAAGTTGAGGAAGCTGAAAACTTGGCTCCATCAAGGCCCCCTACAATGTGCCCCGGTTGTCCACATAGAGGATCCTATAGGGCGTTACTTGATGCTCTTAGGGAATTAAAGTTCAAAAAAGATGAACTTCCAATCCACGGGGATATAGGATGTTATGCCTTATCTTTACTCCCGCCATTGGAGGCCATATGGACAGAATACGTTATGGGTGCTAGCATAAGTCTTGCAAATGGTCAGAGCATAGCTATGGGTAAGAAAATAATAGCCACCATAGGGGACTCTACGTTTTTCCACAATGGACTGCAGCCTTTAGTGGATGCGGTTTATAAAAACTTAGATGTTTTGGTAATGATACTCGATAACAGAACAACTGCAATGACCGGGCATCAACCGCATCCGGGAACGGGAGGAAGCGAGACGGGAAGGAAATTCAACGAGATTGACATTGAGGGTCTTGTGAAAGCGTTGGGTGTAAAGCACGTAAAGACAGTTGACCCATACGACTTAAAAGCCACCAAAGAGGCCATAAAAGAGGCAATGCAAGTTAAAGGGCCGGCAGTGATAATAGCAAGGAGAGAATGTATCATTCCAGTGCTGAGGAGAGGGGAAATTGGTGAGATTCCAATAGTCTTAGAGGATAAATGCACAGGATGTAAAGCGTGTGCTTTATTAACTGGTTGTCCAGCACTCGTGTTTGATGGTGAAACAGGAAAGATGAAAATTGACCCCCTTATCTGCACTGGCTGTGGGCTTTGCGAGCAGCTCTGTCCCTTCGATGCAATAGTTTATCCAAGCAAGAGGTGA
- a CDS encoding HIT family protein — MDCPFCNPSEEVLLYENENIRILIDSFPANRGHLLIVPKRHIEDWRKLKEEEKQAIMKGVELAIEKLSEALKPDGFNVGINLGEAAGQTVAHIHVHVIPRYKGDTNFPRGGIRKAVLDIEDENLSLKEKWVKNRLTFEEKEILKRLFTHI, encoded by the coding sequence ATGGACTGTCCATTCTGCAACCCATCTGAAGAAGTTTTGCTCTATGAAAACGAGAATATAAGGATTCTTATAGACTCTTTTCCTGCAAATAGGGGACATCTCCTTATAGTTCCAAAAAGACATATTGAAGACTGGCGGAAACTTAAAGAAGAAGAAAAGCAGGCTATAATGAAAGGGGTAGAGCTGGCAATTGAGAAGCTAAGTGAAGCTCTAAAGCCGGACGGCTTTAACGTTGGGATAAACCTTGGAGAAGCGGCTGGTCAAACGGTGGCTCACATTCATGTCCATGTGATACCGAGGTATAAAGGAGACACTAATTTCCCACGAGGGGGAATAAGAAAGGCAGTTTTGGACATTGAAGATGAAAATTTAAGCCTAAAAGAAAAATGGGTCAAAAACAGACTCACGTTCGAAGAAAAAGAAATCCTAAAGAGGTTATTCACTCACATCTAA
- the trmBL1 gene encoding HTH-type sugar sensing transcriptional regulator TrmBL1, which translates to MREEEIIKMLQKLGLTKYESLAYITLLKLGISKATDLTKESGIPHTRIYDVLSSLHRKGFVDIMHGTPRMYKPVNPEIVFERLKEELLSDIEAVKNALLELYKSVHGEDIPEIWTIHGFENTLERAEYIIRSARREVLINTPFEFLRLLKDEIKKRKDVIFVIVSNFEEIPEWLNKENVILAKSGGAPWLMATWIIGDVDYALFFGALPKDRRREKFYSFWGKSPKLIQNYMHWFYTMYFDNSEVIKPVEYEKLKKPFEIANIRTLITILKQAGLPKKIEVIGHFVDTREEATIKGQVVEYEYTSLTANITIRDEKGKEWKVGGLGSYFEDVEGEKFILLE; encoded by the coding sequence ATGAGAGAAGAGGAGATAATTAAAATGCTTCAAAAGCTCGGTTTAACAAAATACGAAAGCTTGGCATATATAACTCTTCTAAAACTTGGAATCAGCAAAGCTACAGACCTTACAAAGGAAAGCGGAATCCCTCACACGAGGATATACGACGTGTTGAGCTCTCTTCACAGAAAGGGATTTGTGGACATCATGCACGGAACCCCGAGGATGTACAAACCTGTGAATCCAGAAATAGTTTTTGAGAGACTTAAAGAAGAGCTTCTAAGCGATATAGAAGCCGTAAAAAATGCCCTCCTTGAACTCTATAAATCCGTACATGGAGAGGACATACCAGAGATATGGACAATCCATGGGTTCGAAAACACTTTGGAGAGGGCGGAGTACATAATAAGAAGCGCAAGAAGGGAAGTATTGATAAACACCCCTTTTGAGTTTTTACGATTGCTCAAAGATGAGATTAAAAAGAGAAAAGATGTCATATTTGTAATTGTAAGCAACTTTGAAGAAATTCCTGAGTGGCTTAACAAGGAGAACGTGATTTTAGCTAAAAGTGGGGGGGCTCCGTGGCTAATGGCAACCTGGATTATAGGAGATGTAGACTACGCGCTCTTTTTTGGAGCCCTCCCAAAGGATAGGAGAAGAGAAAAATTCTATTCCTTCTGGGGCAAATCTCCAAAGTTAATCCAGAACTATATGCACTGGTTCTACACGATGTACTTTGACAACAGTGAAGTCATAAAGCCTGTTGAATATGAAAAACTCAAGAAGCCCTTTGAAATCGCTAATATAAGAACACTCATAACGATTCTCAAACAAGCAGGGCTACCAAAAAAGATAGAAGTCATAGGACATTTTGTTGATACAAGAGAGGAAGCAACGATAAAAGGGCAGGTTGTTGAATATGAGTACACATCCCTCACGGCCAATATAACTATCAGAGATGAAAAAGGAAAAGAGTGGAAAGTTGGAGGACTAGGAAGCTACTTTGAAGACGTTGAAGGAGAAAAGTTCATTTTGTTAGAATAA
- a CDS encoding alpha amylase N-terminal ig-like domain-containing protein yields MYKIFGFKDDDYLGKVGITEFSIPKRGSYAYLLGNFNAFNEGSFRMKEKGDRWYIKVELPEGIWYYAFSIDGNLTLDFENNEKAVYRRLSYKFEKTVNVAKIFSGEKFYHYPSLVYAYSLGDSTYIRFRAMKGVAKRVFLISDQKYEMRKKAQDELFEYFEAVLPRKEGLEYYFEIHEADEIIDYGDFNVDFNEQKERFKPPAWIFERVFYQIMPDRFANGNPENDPHNCIEFKTITHHGGDLEGIIEKLDYIEELGVNALYLTPIFESMTYHGYDIVDYYHVARKFGGDEAFEKLVQKLKKRDIKLILDGVFHHTSFFHPYFQDVVKNGKNSKYKDFYRIISFPVVPEEFFEILNSKLPWDEKYRRLKSLKWNYESFYSVWLMPRLNHDSKGVREFIGNIMEYWIKKGADGWRLDVAHGVPPEVWEEIREKLPSNVYLVGEVMDDARLWIFNKFHGTMNYPLYEAILRFFVTREINAEQFLNWLELLSFYYGPAEYVMYNFLDNHDVDRMLSLLGDKRKYLCALVFLFTYKGVPSIYYGDEIGMRNIEAPFMERSRAPMEWNKKRWDFEILNIVKELIKLRKGSKALQVGTFEPVEFREGMLLYERIHGEERLLIGINYSENPVSLRKSPDEILLGDLENSVLKPFSFFVGRLS; encoded by the coding sequence GTGTATAAAATTTTCGGATTTAAAGACGATGACTACCTTGGAAAGGTTGGAATCACAGAGTTCTCCATACCCAAACGCGGATCCTATGCCTACCTTTTAGGAAATTTCAATGCATTTAATGAAGGAAGCTTTAGAATGAAAGAAAAGGGAGATAGATGGTATATAAAGGTAGAGCTTCCTGAGGGAATTTGGTATTATGCATTTTCGATCGATGGAAATTTAACATTAGATTTTGAAAATAATGAAAAAGCTGTGTATAGAAGGCTTTCATATAAATTTGAAAAAACTGTTAATGTTGCTAAAATCTTCTCGGGAGAGAAATTTTACCATTATCCCTCTTTGGTCTATGCTTATTCTTTGGGAGACTCAACATACATTCGCTTTAGAGCCATGAAGGGAGTGGCTAAAAGAGTGTTTTTAATTTCAGACCAAAAATATGAAATGAGAAAAAAAGCACAAGATGAACTCTTTGAGTATTTTGAAGCAGTTCTACCCAGAAAAGAAGGACTTGAGTATTATTTTGAGATTCATGAAGCAGATGAAATTATTGATTATGGAGACTTTAATGTAGATTTTAACGAGCAGAAGGAAAGGTTTAAGCCACCTGCATGGATCTTTGAGAGAGTCTTTTATCAAATAATGCCCGATCGCTTTGCTAATGGGAATCCAGAGAATGACCCGCATAATTGTATAGAATTTAAAACTATCACTCACCACGGCGGTGATCTTGAGGGCATTATAGAGAAACTTGACTACATTGAGGAACTCGGTGTTAATGCACTTTACCTAACCCCGATCTTCGAGTCAATGACATATCACGGGTATGATATAGTGGACTACTATCATGTTGCTCGGAAATTCGGGGGAGATGAAGCTTTTGAAAAATTAGTGCAAAAGCTGAAGAAGCGGGATATAAAGCTTATCTTAGATGGGGTTTTTCATCATACCAGCTTTTTTCATCCCTACTTTCAAGATGTAGTGAAAAATGGGAAAAACAGTAAGTACAAAGATTTTTATCGTATAATCAGTTTTCCAGTTGTTCCAGAGGAGTTTTTCGAGATTTTAAACTCGAAGCTCCCCTGGGATGAAAAATATAGGCGGCTTAAATCCCTTAAATGGAACTACGAGAGCTTTTATTCTGTATGGCTAATGCCTCGTTTAAACCATGACAGCAAAGGAGTAAGAGAATTCATTGGGAATATAATGGAGTACTGGATTAAGAAAGGCGCCGATGGCTGGAGGTTGGATGTTGCTCATGGAGTTCCACCTGAAGTATGGGAAGAAATTAGAGAAAAGTTGCCCAGTAATGTGTATCTAGTTGGAGAAGTGATGGACGATGCTAGGTTGTGGATATTCAACAAGTTCCATGGAACTATGAACTATCCATTGTATGAGGCAATTTTGAGATTTTTTGTGACAAGGGAAATAAACGCAGAGCAATTCTTGAACTGGCTTGAACTTTTGAGCTTCTACTACGGCCCTGCTGAGTACGTGATGTATAATTTCTTAGATAACCATGATGTAGATAGAATGCTTAGCCTGCTTGGAGACAAGAGAAAATATCTCTGCGCCTTGGTTTTTCTTTTTACATACAAGGGAGTTCCGTCTATTTATTACGGTGACGAAATTGGGATGAGAAATATAGAGGCTCCTTTTATGGAGCGTTCAAGGGCACCTATGGAATGGAATAAGAAGAGATGGGATTTTGAGATTTTAAATATCGTTAAAGAGTTGATAAAGCTGAGAAAGGGCAGTAAGGCACTACAGGTTGGGACATTTGAACCTGTAGAATTTCGGGAAGGGATGTTGCTTTATGAGAGAATACATGGAGAAGAAAGGCTTTTAATTGGAATAAACTATTCAGAAAACCCTGTTTCTCTTAGAAAATCGCCCGATGAAATATTACTGGGAGACTTAGAGAACTCTGTTCTAAAACCATTTTCATTTTTTGTTGGTCGTCTCTCTTGA
- a CDS encoding carbohydrate ABC transporter permease has protein sequence MDKKTIAALALILPGMIAFLFFNIYPILYSIYIAFTNAKLGNFPIQAPTAEPLRFVGLENFRWALSDPKFRSAFVWTWVFVATSVTLKVVVGILLSVLYNNKYVKGKFFYRALLIIPWALPLLFSVMVWRFMFDPVVGPINIMLRNLGITNPPDWMTSVTWGFVALNIIEVWLAYPFMMTVITSALQSVPDTLIEAAIIDGANYWQRLTKVVIPIVSKPIAFATILTSAASFQYFLVPFIYNAGLFEDRFLLLYGYRKAFGSSVPHYGRAAAILLIATIVLAVYMFVNMRITRLQEGVKG, from the coding sequence ATGGACAAAAAAACAATTGCCGCTCTCGCCTTAATATTGCCCGGCATGATAGCGTTCTTGTTTTTTAACATCTATCCAATCTTGTACTCCATTTATATTGCGTTCACAAATGCCAAACTAGGTAATTTCCCAATACAGGCTCCTACTGCCGAACCTTTAAGGTTTGTCGGGTTGGAAAACTTTAGGTGGGCGTTAAGTGATCCAAAGTTCAGATCTGCTTTTGTATGGACTTGGGTTTTTGTGGCAACTAGCGTGACTTTGAAAGTCGTTGTTGGAATTCTTTTGAGTGTTCTGTATAATAACAAATACGTAAAGGGCAAGTTTTTCTATAGAGCCCTTTTGATAATTCCATGGGCGCTGCCCTTGCTTTTTTCCGTGATGGTATGGCGCTTTATGTTTGATCCCGTTGTTGGTCCGATTAATATAATGTTAAGAAACTTAGGAATAACAAACCCACCAGACTGGATGACGAGTGTAACTTGGGGCTTTGTTGCTTTAAACATAATTGAAGTGTGGCTTGCATATCCGTTTATGATGACGGTAATAACTTCAGCCCTCCAGAGTGTTCCAGATACGCTCATTGAGGCAGCTATTATTGATGGAGCAAACTACTGGCAGAGATTGACGAAGGTGGTTATCCCAATTGTCAGCAAGCCTATTGCTTTTGCCACAATTCTAACTTCCGCGGCAAGCTTTCAGTACTTCCTTGTCCCCTTCATTTACAACGCAGGTCTTTTTGAAGACAGATTTCTGCTCCTTTATGGATATAGAAAAGCTTTCGGCAGTTCAGTTCCTCACTACGGAAGAGCGGCAGCCATTTTGCTCATAGCAACAATAGTCCTCGCAGTTTACATGTTCGTCAACATGAGGATAACGAGACTGCAGGAGGGGGTTAAGGGATGA
- a CDS encoding DUF4152 family protein produces MRIVSADTGGAVLDENYNPIGLIATAAVLVEKPYRTATLSIVKYSNPFDYDLSGRKALRDEAFLALKLARKVKPDVIHLDSSLGGIEVRKLDDPTIDALRISDRGKAIWHELSKDLQPLAKRFWEETGVEILAIGKESVAVRIAELYAGIYSVKWGIEYAMREGFVRIGLPRYMSVEINRTRILGKSLDPREGGLYGEIPIENGDFEWQVYPNPIARTFMVFEVKI; encoded by the coding sequence ATGAGAATAGTCTCTGCAGATACTGGAGGGGCAGTATTGGATGAAAACTACAATCCAATTGGTCTAATAGCAACTGCAGCTGTTTTGGTGGAGAAACCATACAGAACAGCAACACTGAGCATTGTAAAGTACTCTAACCCCTTTGACTATGACTTGAGTGGAAGGAAAGCGCTGAGGGATGAGGCTTTTCTGGCATTAAAGCTTGCAAGAAAAGTAAAGCCGGATGTTATTCATTTAGACTCCAGCCTTGGGGGAATAGAGGTCAGAAAACTCGACGATCCAACTATAGATGCATTGAGGATTTCTGACAGAGGAAAAGCTATATGGCATGAGCTGAGCAAAGATTTACAGCCGTTAGCAAAGAGATTTTGGGAAGAAACTGGAGTTGAGATCTTAGCTATAGGGAAAGAAAGTGTTGCTGTCAGAATAGCAGAGCTTTATGCCGGGATTTATTCCGTGAAGTGGGGGATTGAGTATGCAATGAGGGAAGGCTTTGTGAGGATTGGGCTTCCAAGATACATGAGTGTCGAGATAAACAGAACTAGAATATTGGGGAAGAGCCTTGATCCCAGAGAGGGAGGCCTCTACGGAGAGATACCCATAGAAAATGGAGATTTCGAATGGCAAGTTTATCCGAACCCTATAGCGAGAACATTTATGGTTTTTGAGGTTAAAATCTAA
- a CDS encoding extracellular solute-binding protein → MKKALFALLLIGVLAIGVVASGCIGGGETTSSPTQTTTTSSPTQTTTSSPTQTTTTTTEEKKVTIVIWHAIGPNELKAFEDLIAEFEIEYPNIDIQLEQKADLETSLKAAIPAGQGPDLFMWAHDWIGKFAEAGLLEPIDDYITPEILNKFSPMAQNAIEYGGHYYAMPYAAETVALIYNKDMVPNPPKTFDEMKAIMEKYYNEAEGTYGLATPIDPYFISGWVHAFDGYYFDDKTKTPGLDKPETLQGFKFFFEQIFPYVAKTQDYNAQVSLFHDGKAPMMINGPWSIPDVRKAGINFGIVPLPAIDDQHRPHPYGGVRLIYVAKLSDPSKKDAIWTFLKWFTTNPDVIKTLSLQNGYIPVLTEVLNDPEIQNDPVLYGFGQAVQYAIPMPKSPEMGAVWGPVSTAITDIIAGKKTIEQALQDAQKEILDAISGS, encoded by the coding sequence ATGAAGAAGGCACTGTTTGCTTTATTGCTAATCGGAGTGCTGGCAATTGGAGTAGTTGCAAGTGGGTGTATTGGTGGTGGGGAAACTACTTCAAGCCCCACACAAACAACAACCACAAGCTCCCCAACCCAAACAACCACAAGCTCTCCTACTCAGACAACAACCACAACAACAGAAGAGAAGAAAGTAACAATCGTTATATGGCATGCAATTGGTCCGAATGAGCTCAAGGCCTTTGAAGATTTGATTGCCGAGTTTGAGATTGAGTATCCAAACATCGATATTCAACTTGAACAAAAGGCTGATTTGGAGACTTCCCTTAAGGCTGCAATTCCCGCTGGACAAGGGCCCGACCTTTTCATGTGGGCTCATGATTGGATTGGAAAGTTTGCTGAGGCAGGTCTTCTTGAGCCGATTGACGATTACATAACCCCCGAAATTCTAAACAAGTTCAGCCCAATGGCTCAAAATGCTATTGAGTACGGTGGGCATTATTATGCGATGCCTTATGCTGCTGAGACTGTAGCTTTAATTTACAACAAGGACATGGTTCCAAACCCACCAAAGACCTTTGACGAAATGAAGGCAATTATGGAAAAGTACTACAATGAAGCTGAAGGTACTTACGGTCTCGCAACTCCAATAGACCCGTACTTTATCTCAGGATGGGTTCACGCCTTCGATGGCTACTACTTTGACGACAAGACAAAGACTCCTGGCCTTGATAAGCCTGAAACACTTCAAGGCTTCAAGTTCTTCTTTGAGCAAATATTCCCATATGTTGCCAAGACTCAAGACTACAACGCTCAGGTTAGCCTCTTCCACGATGGAAAGGCTCCAATGATGATCAATGGTCCATGGAGCATTCCAGACGTTAGAAAAGCTGGAATCAACTTTGGCATAGTTCCACTTCCGGCTATCGATGATCAGCACAGACCTCACCCATACGGTGGAGTTAGGCTTATTTACGTTGCAAAGCTTAGCGACCCCAGCAAGAAAGATGCCATATGGACATTCCTCAAGTGGTTCACAACAAACCCAGACGTTATAAAGACCCTCTCCCTCCAAAACGGTTACATCCCAGTGCTTACCGAAGTCCTTAACGACCCAGAGATCCAAAATGATCCTGTACTTTACGGCTTTGGTCAAGCAGTCCAATACGCAATTCCAATGCCAAAGAGCCCAGAGATGGGTGCCGTTTGGGGTCCAGTTTCCACTGCAATCACGGACATAATCGCTGGGAAGAAAACAATCGAGCAAGCACTTCAAGACGCACAGAAAGAAATACTTGATGCCATTAGCGGCAGCTGA